Within the Rosa rugosa chromosome 2, drRosRugo1.1, whole genome shotgun sequence genome, the region AAACACTTGAGAGATGGCAACTATCACATCTGCTGATTGGAAGAGTTCAATAATTATGGCAACGATAATTACCTCAAGAATTCAGGGAAGAATGTAGAAAATGCAAAATCTTCACTTGGATCACCCTTGAGTTTTGTTTCTGGTTTTCTCTGCCAGTATCTAAGGTAAATCCAGCTCATATAGGTGCCAAATATCAAGATTGGAAGATATGTTGCTGACTCAGCTGTCCAGAAGCTTATGGCAATGGACAGCAGTAGTGAGAGAGATGGTAACCACTGCACAATATTGAAACCAACACCAAATCAGAGTTCTACAACTATTCATCAAGCAGCAGAAAGTTTCCATCAGAAGTTAATTTCATAAGCCCACACCTTagcttttattttcaataaaggCAACTCTTGGTCAGGTATCATTTGCTTAATGCCCACCAAAAAACCTGAAAGGACTCCATGGAAGCCAGAAAGAGGCATATATCTAGCACAAAAAATGAACCAAATGAGATCGCATTAACTAGGATAAgatagaaaaggaaaaaaaaaaaacaatgctaGCATATTTACAAGGTTTCTATTCTCTTCTTGATCTGTTGACTCTAGTATCTATTACACTTTTTGCTATCTATATTAGAATGACTACTAGCTCATCGTGACTTCTTCCATCTATAAGTTGCATAATTGAGTTTGTCAATGCTGGAAGGATGGGATGGGATGGGGTTTAACTAATTGTATGATGTCCTTCTTATTCCTAACATGCAATAGGTATCTTGAggtaaaggaaataaaaaaatacaaaaaaaataaaaagacttgagCATGAAGGACTGAGATATGAACCACTGATATCCGGATAACTactatttattatttctctcttcttcttttttatttttattttgggtCAGTTATTTCTCTGTTTGTTTAAAGGTTTCTTGGTACTTACAGGTAAGTTTCCTTCCTTGTAATGTAGTACAGTGCAATGGCAGTGATGAAAATGCATATGGAAGTTAGGAAGTTAACTACAAAGATAAACTTCAAGAACTCCCTGGAACCCCAGACAGGTTCAAGCAGCTTCCCTATAAAAAGAAGACCAAGAGTGCTTACAACAACCTGTTAAACAAGTGTGAGAGTCAGTTTAATAATAAATTGGAACTGATGGGGTACAAGTATCTCCACCAGTTTATAATTATAGCACAATGAATTTGTTTACGGAAACCAGAATCCTATACCCCAAATATTGATTGTTCAATGTAACCGGATGTGACGAGGTTCCAGACAAAAGGAATCGTCCTACAATACAGAAGTTTGAATTAGAGTCAAGTTGTGCATCGTTCAAGTCAAGAAGGTTACAAACCTAAAAGATACAAGTAAGTCTTAATTGGAGTGTAGGATAACAAGCATAGTGATACAACAATCAAATCCCAAAACATTCTGATTTTAAGTCTAGTATTATACAAGCGAACTTCAGGACAGGTAATACGACGAAATACACATAAAAGTGGGTTGAACAATGCAGAGGGGTAGTAAAATTGATGAGAGTACTTCGATAATAACATCATACCACCTATTTAAACCTCTGCACTTTTACATTTCCCCTGTAATACACACAAGGAACATATTTCTATAATTAAATTGAGAGAAAAGAATCAAATTAGTATTGCAAATTGCTTTCATATTACCTTATGAATCACAAAGGCATCCAAAATTAGGAGGTCATTGTTAAAGAAGGAAGCCTTGTCATGTTCTGAAAGCGGGTCAAAGAGGAACCAAACTAGCACTACCTCTCTAACCAAttctacaaaaataaaaatcatgaGCAAAATCAAACcagaaaaaccccaaaaccagAAGAACCCTAAAAgcccaaattaaaaaaacattGTCTTTGGGAGAAAAGCCTTCCGGGGACTGGATCTGAACGGAGGGTTAagcaggaagaggaagaggcggaGGCGATGTAGAGGTAAGGCCGTCCATGGCCTGGACGGTGTTCTCTTTCATGGCGTCACCGTGGTACTTGACTACATTGGTCTTGGCCCTGAACTTCTGGATGAAGGGTAGGGATTCAGAGAGAATCTGGGGAGGCTGCAGGGTTTTGAGAAAGAAATTTATGGGAGAGATGGAGACAAAGAGAAAGGGGATTTTGTTGGTAaatgagagaaagagaatgagagagcgAACGAGCAGAGAtgggaaaagagaaagagaagagccGTGCAAAAAACGCGAAGTCTTTCGCAACtaagccaaaaagaaaaagaaaaaaaatataacttaccttattcagacaacacaatttcTTAACTGTGTTGTTTGAATATTACTCTATTGACTATTCAGCTATAGGGTTTGGGCATTTGAGAGGGAAAGGCCTAAAACTTCTGCAAGGGTTcaatatagaaaattttcatcttttcagacgacatttaaGTGTCGTCTAAGTCTGACcatatcttcaaaatgaaacaagcattgtttctcattgtattcagacaacacatttaatttatgtgtcgtctgagtttAGTCTAaaacactcagacgacagaaaatgaccattctgtcgtctgaactctgttgtctgatagcttttttggcatagtgtgaagcaaggctacatcaaaagcaacGACACCAAACATAATctgcaacaacagactctcctcaagatcaaagatAGTATGGCAGACTTTTTACTAAGTCATCGCctaattccactttcgagaaacatgttggtagcatcgtttgcggaagttatctgaactcccatgaccgtagtcgtcagggggagatgcagacatcagggggagatgtctacatgtatggtcttgaaacgtgaagggtgtgttgtactttttttctctttcgaccgaggttatttttgtcacactggtttttgttactcagcaaggtttttgacaaggcaacgagaggagcaccacgtttaggtgacacaaggaggagtgttcaagtaaatccagaaaatgtgtctggcccaaattctaggttacttgtgcaagttgtaaaagggtttatgttagagatattcgtagatatccaattaTTGTACGATTACCTTTCCATGTACAATtttgattctatgcttgtaatcctctatataaagatgctcatattatcaatgaaaagcACGACCCAATTCTCTCCCtgtttcagttttcctaaaacaataggttttttttttttttttgcaaatataatggatagactaggatttaggtcataataggatttcttttgttctccctcaccaatatgcattcaacatatatgatgatataaatttttatgtcacatgatcttgattatagttttaattcttattaaatatatataaatgttttaatgagtatgtagtgaaattgaaaaaagaaaatagataaggaaaataataaaattcaatataatattattggattggaaagtctagagaaattaaatataataatgttttaatatgattattgtccttaatagtcagtTTATAGGAGGTTATATATGTTATTTAATAATTCATGATAGAGTAAGGTCAACTAAGCAGATTTTGGAGGTCCcagaaacacacacacacatttattattattaaaggAGAGGATAAATTCGAAtttgtgtctttttttttatctaatgAACAACTTATATACAACAACTATTttattgtgagtcgaactcacgatCTCTCACTTATAAAGTAGAAACTTATGCCACTAGATCAAATGATAATGGGCTCGAATTTGTGTTCTTGATTTGCCTGCATTTTATTAGAGAAAAATGTTTTCTTACTAAGTAAACTAAATACTAGTTGGAtttaataaatgaaaaaaattcatAGTTGAATTAAAGCGTGTTGTGAAGTTGTTGGGGACTTTTAGtcattaattattattttttagttttagttCTAATTTCAATTAGGGAGCATATTGTTGAAGCAAAtattaggggtgggcgcgggtcGGGTCAGACCGGTTTTGGGCTAAAACTGCATCCGACCCGTGTTCTTCGGTGGACTGAATATTAGGATCGGAAACTAAATGTTAATGGACTGGGCCGAAAAAATCGGGTGACCCGAACTTTCAAGTCGGCCCGGTTCAGTTTCAGTTGATCGGCGTCGTTGCTCATCATCGTTGGTAGTCAGTCATCATCGTTGGTAGGCGGCGTTGTGCAGAATTGCAGATCGAAGGTTGAAGGGTCGGGCTCGGCGTTGTGCAGATCAAAGGCGTCTGCAGGCGATGTTGGTAGGGTGAGGATCGAGCTCGGCGTTGTGCAGATCAAAGGTGTTGGTAGGCGGCGTTGGTCGGCGACGTGGTAGTTGTTGGTCGGCGGCTGTGAGAGACTGAGAAAGTGGTTGGTCGAGAGAGATGAGAGGCCGAGAGAGATAAGAGGAGAAATGAGAGGCTGAGTTAGAGTCGGGGAGAGAAATCAAGTAAGGTCAAGTTCACATGAAACCAATCAGAAGTTGACACCTattaaaaataatgaaaattaatAATTTATATAAATTCGGCCGGTTCGGTTTATTCCGGTCGGTTCAGATTGAGAACCCGGTTCCAGCCCGGTTCGGTCCGGTCCGGTTTAATGCATTTTTCTTCACTGTTTTTTCCGGTTCAATAACCGGAACCCTTTTTCTGgcccggttcggccggttttctgctcccggttcggtttctgcccACCCCTAGTTAAAGGTGATGCTTTGAATGTAATCACTGCCTTGCAGCGATCTAGTAGGGACCTTAGTGTTATTAGAGCAGTTCTTGATGGGATCAGGTTGATGCTCAGTGAGTTTGCACATGTCTCGTGGAAGCATGTCAAGAAACGTGGGAATCATATGGTTCATGCTCTTGCAAGAGCTTCATTGAGTATGACACAATCAATATTTTTCCAAGAGGTTGGCCGTCCATGGAGTTAAGGTTTGGTAGAAGCAGAGtgctatagtttttttttttttttccaatcagGGTAGCTCCTTTGGAGTGTTTATAGTCCCATATTCAAGTTTATTAATGAgtattttatttgaaaaaaGGAATTAGGGAGCATATTGTTGAAGATAATGATCAAGATGAGGTGTTTTCTTTCTAGATAATTAATTTGTACCATTTCACCTTGTGTTTATATTCTTTATTCTCCTTTGGAATCAGAAAAAGATGAtgaaatttaattgaaagtgaggatttcataaagGTGTGGCTATTGCCACCATACTAACTACTTTCTTCACCTAACATTCTCTTATCAccttacatatattttttttaatttcaagttTACTTAGTTCACCCATTTACAATACCTAAAATACCCTTTTCCAATGTAGGGTACTAGAGTTTAACTCGAATTCTTTTTCTATTGGCTTCCTCCGCGACTCGAATTCTTTTTTTGTTAGCATAACATGAGAACAATTGAAGATGATAAATGCTAAGAAAGAAAGCGTTAGGGTTTAACGATGAATGAATAAATTAAGAATTGAGTTTAAGCAAGTTCTATAGGGtgtaataagaaaaataaattataatttttaatCAGATATTGTTCTTTACTGTATTTTTATATTAGGATATTTTAACTTTTCAATAAATCAGAAACTTATAGGGTGAAGAAAGTAGTtcgtagggtgacaatagcctcACCCATTTCATAATTTCTAGAAGTCAATTCCTTCATTTGACATTCTCGGATTGgaatttttaaatttatttgtgggaaaaaaaggaagaaattcATTGCCCAAATTctttacttcaatttccacGAAAATAGTTTTCATTTTGAATTCCTtcataatattcaatttttaggttttttttttttaataaagggctggtgcggctgtccTCAAGTCtggattaatgaaactgtcgaatacaaggggggcaCATTGAGcttaaacccctgattacaataagcatctagagaacgtcctgaaatactatcatgagtctctaccaaataattgtattcaactaggcaccaactagcaaagagcgctctattGGCAAGTCTATTTGCTTTgatatagcggtgacataacactaggccaataacctcaacatacaacactttttgcacaacgaaaaaaaaatttgttgtgtgatgaggGAAAGTGAATGATACAACACATTTAAAAAACTTGCGTCGTATAAAGTtgttaaaattctgaagtttttagCTAGAAGGTCATTACACAACACTTACAAGAAtaatttgttgtgtgaatgaaaaaaaaaatagtggcaGAATTCCCTCTTAATTTGTACATACaagtacatttgcaagcataattagctataatgggccacactcattgtaccgctaaaggtactaattccaaccaaaggaatgacatacaggtacaccgccaggcgggctacaacctcagcgtcggatcacccccagatcaccgccgacacgccgccacgcgccgtgctaaaatggcatcagtagctcccagagctgggaactgaaacacttcagtcccacatcgaaaacaaagagaagaacctcctcgtcctcacctataaaaggttctctcctctctcctcattaattacgcattcaatacttacctactgttactttgtcaacataaatacattgactaacttaggcatcggagagttgaagaccgcccagcgcggtctccctctgacgccctgtgtattttacttgacaggtagcggaagctttgagagcataACAAATATCGATctgcccaccggatcagcgttaacaaaggttcagctaccgccaaacttttagacattaacattggcgccgtctgtgggaacccttgaacaaaaggtcatcccaccacaatcaccatgactaacggtagcaggggaaacgctgaggagcaggcagaccattccgccatcccccaaccctccgaaccagcggtaggcgttaaccgtgcactattcgcaaccccggccaaccccggcatctaggcaaatccaagcagcagccgcccgccgggccaagatctcatcactatgtacgagctagcactggcggatcttcataaggcaaacagagaacatGAGGAAGAGCGCagggagaaggctgaggcccaaagacagttggctacgctgatgtcacgttttgatgaactgaagaggacgctggaagctaccgccaatccagcgcaaagcgaacagtcacgtagcaccaggcgtagtcgacccgacACTGGCACATTAgtaccagggccagtcatacagatgcaggtaccgctggacccacctgagttattggggatgggaccatcgcccatcccccaactaatgttagagcaggaggcggaatcattgccacacaccaaccgctcggaagatagggcaaggactgaaggcaatccgcctgcgccgaggcaggtccagcggaattTTCAGGCTGATTTCGCCGGCGATGTAGctcccagatattggaaaggatgcaacaactggagcagaggttgatccgggcggagtcgggcgccccagcgccaactcagaatccacttttcgcttccagacctgggcccttcactgctgcgattctgcaagctatcagaccagcatatgcaaaaaccccaaagatgccgcattacggcggaatgtctgatcccttcgtccacatggacaccttcaagaaagtcaccaacaacaagggatttgacgacgccaccctgtgccacttgttcaaagaaacattggacggtgaggcgatgagctggtttttcgagtgtccgccagggtccattgactcattccatgcactatcgcacgccttcctctctcggttcatcctattgtccgccggacatcacaacacaagtcagctgttcgccgtcaagcaaggggcggacgaatcactgaaggccttcgtcacaaggtggcgggcggcaacGTCTCAGTgtcgtgacctagacaaaacaatggcattggcggccttcaagcagggacttctcaaagggccattcctttatcacctcaactacaatcatcctaatgcggcatatgaccacgtcatgagtgaggcggtcatccatgcccaggcggaattcctcacatatggagaaaccccaccgccaccggcaactccaacaaagtcaacacagccatcctccagtcatcaggaaaccgctaacaagaccccttcagcaccTCCAACTGACAGGAAGAGGGAGtagcagcagggccaccaccagaacaagcggtagagggaccagcattacaacaagggcaaccgcccaacccatggggataaccgcaacaagcaagcggagtcctcgcagcggtatgcagtgttcacggtcctcacggcctcgtatgaagacatctaaaatcagtgcaaggatcagatcccaccgccaccccctccaaagtacccaaaaacgggcaaacccaggaacaccggcaagtggtgcaaataccacgaggacagcggccacaataccaacagctgcaatgctctcaaaacggccattgagaccttgtatcgtgacggcaagttggagcagttcaaggtgcgccaaccgccacctgtgatcgccaatattgagactttgggccgtatcaacaccatcgacggcggtgccccaatcactagcatgtcccacatggcaaggaagcgctatgcacgcgctaatcacccaaaggaagtctgcaacatccgctacgaaagatccgccaaactcccaagatcaggttgggaacctattaccttctcagaggaggaggagcgcggagtgcatttaccccatgacgacccattcttggcaaattttcagtggggagaatcttggtggatagcgggtccgccgtcaacgtcatcttcagcggttgctacgaccatctcaagcggaacaagaaactactccaggatcacgagccactgctcagcttctccggcgacgtcacacaaccgctggggtcggattacatgcgactggttattggcactagtccatgcatggcggaggtgcatacggaattcattattgtcgattgtttcagttcgtacaacgccatcattggtcgaccagcggttaacaagctcaaatgcatcattgccgggtacatgcttctcatgaagttccccacacccaacggcacgggctgtgtgcgaggaagtcaacagttggctcggGAGTGCTATTTAACGACTATAGCGCGCTCAGCGCGCCGCTATGAGATCCTGACAGTGGGCAACCACGCACCGCCCCCAAATATTTTCGAGGAccctagagatgaggagaaaaaatatgtaaagaaagagccggtcaacccggacaagtcgttgaaagttgtctgcatctcggacgagcaccctgagcggacggtccgcataggcgcccaactagacccagaggtggcggcagagctcactcaattcctgcgtgataacgccgtcgtctttgcatggtcctacgcggacttgccaggtatctctcctgaaattatcagtcataagctgaccatcaaaccctccttttatcccatcaagcagaagcggagggcctttgatgaggaaaagtaccaggcaataggggaggaggttgccaagctccagggcattggattcatccgccaagtcgtctatccccagtggatctccaatttggtaatggtcaagaagcccagcggcaagtggcggatgtgtgtcgacttcaaaaatctcaacaaggcatgcccaaaggatagtttcccgctacctcgtatcgatcagctagtcgatgcaaccgctggacatgagctcctcagcatgatggacgctttctccgggtataatcagatcaagatgcaccccggcgaccaggagtgtaccaccttcaccaccgataaaggcctctactgctacaatgtcatgcctttcggtctgaagaacgccggtgcaacttatcagcggttgatgaacgccatgttcgctgagcatctgggaaaaatcatcgaggtctacgtggacgacatgctagttaagagcataaagacCAGCGaccatgtggcaaacctcaaaatcatagtaaccattctcctggcctatggtatgcgcctcaacccagaaaaatgtttctttggggtcaccgctagcaaatttctgggttacatcgtcagcgagcgaggcatcgaggctaacccggacaaggtacaagccatccttaacctggcggaccccgagtataaggtggacgtccaatgcctccaaggcaagttaaccgccctttctcgattcatcttcagactcactgataggtgtgccccattcttcaaactcctcaaaacgactcacaagaaagtcatcaactggaacccagagtgtcaggcggcgttccagggcctgaaggaatacctagcggcagtccctctcctttctgtccctgtgctaggagagacactgttcgtctacctagcggtctcggtatcggcggtaagctgcgccattgtccggctgGAGGGCcaggacgagctcccagtgttctacgccggcagaggcatgaacggagcagaaacaaggtatcctcccttggagcaactagccctcgcactcatcgttgccgccaggcgcctccgccaatactttcaggctcacacaatccatgtgttaaccaatcaaccgctgaggcaagtaatgcagaaccctgaacactcggggcgcctcagcaagtgggccattgagctcagtgacTTTGATATtgattacaagccaagaactgccatgaagggccaggcagtggcggacttcatcgctgagctcaccgagcgtcagccagagcCAGGAGCGGAAGTGACAACCGCTGAAGAAGCAGCTCCTCTgcactcagattggaacctgcatgtggacggctccgctagcgccaaggccagcagcgccggagtcatcttaacaggacccgggggactggacgcggagtacgcgttgaaattcaacttcaaagcttcaaacaacatggcggagtacgaagcactcatcgctGGCCTGCTCCTCgtcattgactcaggggctgacagcgtcaacatcttcagtgactctcaattagtcgttaaccaggtcaacgacagcttccaagccaaggaccagcagttagcggcatatttggggtacgtcaagacgctgctcaaaaaattcaaatttcacaccatcacacaaatccccagggaaaagaaccccaaggctgattccctggcaagacttgcaaccgcccagccacatcagagtccagcggacacaagagtggaggccttgacaagccaagtatcacaaagaccctggcgga harbors:
- the LOC133730333 gene encoding rhomboid-like protein 19; amino-acid sequence: MPHHSHLGDDGLPVVQAGASVAGGKKGAATAASQKERVPANRRGPHKERTLQPAETVIAPREEPPAKGPRAAVGNPRALERKRRQIDSPDEEEGEDVETIGARHQKKARQALAKAAVVEGEAPASNELDSFAAYAEFMTDELVREVVLVWFLFDPLSEHDKASFFNNDLLILDAFVIHKKYVPCVYYRGNVKVQRTIPFVWNLVTSGYIEQSIFGVVVSTLGLLFIGKLLEPVWGSREFLKFIFVVNFLTSICIFITAIALYYITRKETYLYMPLSGFHGVLSGFLVGIKQMIPDQELPLLKIKAKWLPSLSLLLSIAISFWTAESATYLPILIFGTYMSWIYLRYWQRKPETKLKGDPSEDFAFSTFFPEFLRPVIDPVASIFHRMLCGRSEASN